A window of Sulfurimonas sp. C5 contains these coding sequences:
- the purL gene encoding phosphoribosylformylglycinamidine synthase subunit PurL: MSQQLPDIDKQLANHKLSQEDYKHIKEILGREPNLVELGIFSAMWSEHCSYKSSKVHLKGFPTKAPWVIQGPGENAGVIDIGDGYAAVFKMESHNHPSFIEPYQGAATGVGGIMRDVFTMGARPVANLNALRFGNVLNDDDISKHQRYLVRGVTEGIGGYGNCMGVPTIGGETSFDECYNGNILVNAFTLGLAKADEIFYGRAEGIGNPVLYVGAKTGRDGLGGAVMSSDSFTEESKSLRPTVQVGDPFTEKLLLEACLELFKTDYVVGIQDMGAAGLTSSSFEMAGRSGSGMIMHLDKVPAREEGMTPYDFMLSESQERMLLCAKKGSEEEIIKIFEKWDLDAAVIGEVTATGNMELFWHGEKVAEVPVDPVSEEAPELNRPMRRPAYLDEIKDTTINDFAKVSNQEAFEKLTKSMEVVDKSWIYTQYDSMVQTNTVKKGGELDASVIRVKENGRALAMSADCNVRYCYIDPKGGGAAAVIESGRNVAMTGARPLAITDCLNYGNPENPEVMWQFGEGCLGIKEACAELTTPVIGGNVSLYNETNGVSVFPTPSIATVGVNDDQNNVLLSTFQNEGDILYLVGESKSEFGGSLYMKEICGTVAGTLPEIDYKKELALWDLVIETNKKHLLECAKDASSGGVAIALAKMAATSGLGCNVTMTVEDERDIFAESFSRAIVSVKPENAAAFEASLNGLACEKIGTIGGDSVKINDVTMSMEQLQDNYFNTFKRVIERDL, translated from the coding sequence GTGAGCCAACAACTACCTGATATAGATAAGCAACTTGCTAATCACAAGTTAAGCCAAGAGGATTACAAGCACATAAAAGAGATTTTAGGTCGTGAACCAAATCTTGTTGAACTTGGTATTTTTTCAGCAATGTGGTCTGAACACTGTTCATATAAATCTTCAAAAGTACATTTAAAAGGCTTCCCTACAAAAGCTCCATGGGTTATTCAAGGGCCAGGTGAAAATGCCGGTGTTATTGATATTGGAGATGGATACGCTGCCGTATTTAAAATGGAATCACACAACCATCCAAGTTTTATTGAACCTTACCAAGGTGCTGCAACGGGTGTTGGTGGAATTATGCGTGACGTATTTACAATGGGTGCACGTCCTGTTGCAAACTTAAATGCACTTCGTTTCGGTAACGTTTTAAACGATGACGATATCTCTAAACACCAAAGATATTTAGTTCGCGGTGTAACTGAAGGAATCGGTGGATACGGTAACTGTATGGGTGTACCTACTATCGGTGGTGAGACAAGTTTCGATGAATGTTATAACGGAAATATCCTGGTAAATGCATTTACACTTGGTCTTGCAAAAGCGGATGAAATCTTTTACGGCCGTGCAGAAGGTATCGGAAATCCAGTTTTATATGTTGGTGCAAAAACTGGTCGTGACGGTCTTGGTGGGGCTGTTATGAGTTCGGATAGTTTTACTGAAGAGTCAAAATCTCTTCGTCCAACGGTTCAAGTTGGAGATCCGTTTACAGAAAAATTACTTCTTGAAGCATGTTTAGAGCTTTTCAAAACTGACTACGTTGTTGGTATTCAAGATATGGGTGCTGCCGGTCTTACATCTTCATCTTTCGAGATGGCTGGACGTTCAGGTTCAGGTATGATTATGCATTTAGATAAAGTTCCTGCTCGTGAAGAGGGGATGACTCCGTATGACTTCATGCTTTCAGAATCTCAAGAGCGTATGCTTCTTTGTGCTAAAAAAGGAAGTGAAGAAGAGATCATCAAGATTTTTGAAAAATGGGACCTTGATGCTGCGGTTATCGGTGAGGTAACGGCTACTGGAAATATGGAACTTTTCTGGCATGGTGAGAAAGTTGCTGAGGTTCCTGTTGATCCTGTTTCAGAAGAAGCACCAGAACTTAACCGTCCTATGAGAAGACCAGCTTACTTAGATGAGATCAAAGATACTACTATTAATGACTTTGCAAAAGTATCAAACCAAGAAGCGTTTGAAAAACTGACAAAATCTATGGAAGTTGTAGATAAATCTTGGATCTATACTCAGTATGATTCAATGGTACAAACAAACACGGTAAAAAAAGGTGGAGAGCTTGATGCTTCTGTAATCCGTGTAAAAGAAAACGGTCGTGCTTTAGCTATGTCGGCTGACTGTAACGTTCGTTACTGTTACATCGATCCTAAAGGCGGTGGAGCAGCTGCAGTTATCGAATCTGGTAGAAATGTTGCTATGACTGGTGCTCGTCCACTTGCGATCACTGACTGTCTTAACTACGGTAACCCAGAAAACCCTGAAGTTATGTGGCAATTCGGTGAGGGTTGTTTAGGTATTAAAGAAGCTTGTGCTGAACTTACTACTCCAGTTATCGGTGGAAACGTTTCTTTGTATAATGAAACAAATGGAGTTTCAGTATTCCCAACACCATCAATTGCAACTGTTGGTGTAAATGACGACCAAAACAACGTATTACTTTCAACTTTCCAAAATGAAGGAGATATCCTTTATCTAGTTGGTGAGTCAAAAAGTGAATTCGGTGGATCTTTATATATGAAAGAGATCTGTGGTACTGTTGCCGGAACTCTTCCAGAGATTGACTATAAAAAAGAGTTAGCTCTTTGGGACTTAGTAATTGAAACAAATAAAAAACATCTATTAGAGTGTGCTAAAGATGCTTCAAGCGGTGGTGTGGCTATTGCACTTGCTAAAATGGCGGCAACATCAGGTCTTGGTTGTAATGTAACGATGACTGTAGAAGATGAAAGAGATATTTTTGCTGAGTCTTTTTCTCGTGCAATCGTTTCTGTAAAACCTGAGAATGCAGCAGCATTTGAAGCATCATTAAACGGTCTTGCTTGTGAAAAAATTGGAACAATCGGTGGTGACTCTGTAAAAATTAACGATGTTACAATGAGTATGGAACAACTTCAAGACAACTACTTCAACACATTTAAAAGAGTAATAGAGAGAGACTTATAG
- the greA gene encoding transcription elongation factor GreA, translating into MTEPMSLEGYDLLVEEFKFLLEIEKPKTAEEKRVAAALGDRSENADYQAAKEKLRFIDKRLFYLDKMIKAAVVIDPSLHGHLKVSFGSTVTIVNLDTDEVEKYTLCGVLESEIENGLISIHSPLAKAMIGKEEGDDFKVKLPKGIKEYEIESIEYINIFSLKKNIRTKKEFSFH; encoded by the coding sequence ATGACGGAGCCGATGAGTTTAGAAGGGTACGATCTTCTTGTAGAGGAATTTAAGTTTCTGCTTGAGATTGAAAAACCCAAAACTGCAGAAGAAAAAAGAGTCGCAGCTGCTCTTGGCGACAGAAGCGAAAATGCAGATTATCAAGCTGCAAAAGAGAAGCTGCGCTTTATAGACAAACGTCTATTTTACCTCGATAAAATGATCAAAGCCGCTGTGGTTATTGATCCCTCTCTACATGGTCATTTAAAAGTCTCTTTCGGCAGTACAGTTACCATTGTGAATTTAGATACTGATGAGGTGGAAAAATATACTCTTTGCGGCGTTTTGGAAAGTGAAATCGAAAACGGACTCATCTCGATCCATTCACCTCTTGCAAAAGCTATGATTGGAAAAGAGGAAGGGGACGATTTTAAAGTAAAACTTCCTAAGGGTATAAAAGAGTATGAGATTGAGTCTATTGAGTACATAAATATCTTTTCTCTCAAAAAAAATATACGAACTAAAAAAGAGTTCTCCTTCCATTAA